A stretch of the Thiohalospira halophila DSM 15071 genome encodes the following:
- the lysS gene encoding lysine--tRNA ligase, translated as MSREENEQIAARRAKLAELREQEGATFPNDFRRNVMAGEIHAEYEQTSGEALEAEPVRVAIAGRMMTRRIMGKASFAHVQDESGQIQLYVQRDSLPEGLYNQQFKKWDLGDIIGAEGTLFRTRTGELTVAVDHIRLLTKALRPPPEKYHGLADQETRYRQRYLDLMTNEASRAAFRKRSAILHHIRDFLVENGFLEVETPMMQVLPGGAAARPFVTYHNALDMELYLRIAPELYLKRLLVGGFERVFEINRNFRNEGLSPRHNPEFTMLEFYEAYANYHDLMDQTEALLRRLATEVHGASEVTWQGETFDFGAPFARMTMAEAVAAHEPGLDAAVFTDREAAAKAAAGFGLEVGQQWGLGKILTTIFEERVEHQLRQPTFITAYPAEVSPLARRNDADPSITDRFELFIGGREIANGFSELNDAEDQAERFRRQVEEKEAGDEEAMYFDQDYVTALEHGMPPAAGEGIGIDRLVMLFTDAASIRDVLLFPHMRPQVEAGAHAEVESSGEC; from the coding sequence ATGAGCCGCGAAGAGAACGAGCAGATCGCCGCCCGCCGCGCCAAGCTTGCCGAGCTGCGCGAACAGGAGGGCGCCACCTTCCCCAACGACTTCCGCCGCAACGTCATGGCCGGCGAGATCCACGCCGAGTACGAACAGACATCGGGGGAGGCGCTGGAGGCGGAGCCGGTCCGGGTGGCGATTGCCGGCCGGATGATGACCCGCCGGATCATGGGCAAGGCCAGCTTCGCCCACGTCCAGGACGAGTCCGGACAGATCCAGCTCTACGTCCAGCGGGACAGCTTGCCCGAGGGGCTCTACAACCAGCAGTTCAAGAAGTGGGACCTGGGGGACATCATCGGGGCGGAGGGGACGCTCTTCCGCACCAGGACCGGCGAGCTCACCGTCGCCGTGGACCATATTCGACTGCTCACCAAGGCCCTGCGTCCGCCGCCGGAGAAGTACCACGGCCTGGCCGACCAGGAGACCCGCTACCGCCAGCGCTACCTGGATCTCATGACCAACGAGGCCAGTCGCGCGGCCTTTCGCAAGCGCTCCGCCATCCTCCACCACATCCGCGACTTCCTGGTGGAGAACGGCTTCCTGGAGGTGGAGACGCCCATGATGCAGGTCCTGCCGGGCGGGGCGGCGGCGCGGCCCTTCGTCACCTACCACAACGCCCTGGACATGGAGCTCTACCTGCGCATCGCGCCGGAGCTCTATCTCAAGCGGCTGCTGGTGGGCGGCTTCGAGCGGGTCTTCGAGATCAACCGCAACTTCCGCAACGAGGGGCTGTCGCCGCGCCACAACCCCGAGTTCACCATGCTGGAGTTCTACGAGGCCTACGCCAACTACCACGACCTCATGGACCAGACCGAGGCGCTGCTGCGCCGCCTGGCCACGGAGGTCCACGGCGCCAGCGAGGTCACCTGGCAGGGCGAGACCTTCGACTTCGGCGCCCCCTTCGCCCGCATGACCATGGCGGAGGCGGTGGCCGCCCACGAGCCGGGGCTGGATGCGGCCGTGTTCACCGACCGCGAGGCGGCGGCAAAGGCCGCGGCCGGGTTCGGCCTCGAAGTGGGGCAGCAGTGGGGGCTGGGCAAGATCCTCACCACGATCTTCGAGGAGCGGGTGGAGCACCAGCTGCGCCAGCCCACCTTCATCACCGCCTATCCGGCGGAGGTCTCACCGCTGGCCCGGCGCAACGATGCCGACCCCTCCATCACCGACCGCTTCGAACTCTTCATCGGCGGCCGGGAGATCGCCAACGGCTTTTCCGAGCTCAACGACGCCGAGGACCAGGCGGAGCGCTTCCGCCGCCAGGTGGAGGAGAAGGAGGCCGGGGACGAGGAGGCGATGTACTTCGACCAGGACTACGTCACCGCCCTGGAGCACGGCATGCCTCCGGCGGCCGGCGAGGGGATCGGCATCGACCGCCTGGTGATGCTCTTTACCGACGCCGCCTCCATCCGCGACGTCCTGCTCTTCCCGCACATGCGGCCCCAGGTCGAGGCAGGAGCGCATGCAGAAGTCGAGAGTAGCGGCGAGTGCTGA
- a CDS encoding 3-deoxy-7-phosphoheptulonate synthase has product MSHRTEDLRITNIKEVISPVQLHQSLPLSDAAAETVFGSREAIHRILTGEDDRLLVIMGPCSIHDPEAAREYADRLKALKEELAEDIELVMRVYFEKPRTTVGWKGLINDPDLDGSFRINKGLRLARGLLTDLAEKGVPAATEFLDLISPQYIADLVAWGAIGARTTESQVHRELASGLSCPVGFKNGTDGSLKIAIDAIRSAAHPHHFMSLTREGRSAIFSTAGNEDTHIILRGGNDGPNYDAEHVAAAAAELDDAGLPSRLMVDCSHANSRKDPQRQLEVARDVAGQITGGENRIIGLMLESHLQGGRQEISDDMAYGQSVTDACLGWEDSVTAARLLAEAVRTRRARGETREAAST; this is encoded by the coding sequence ATGTCGCACCGAACCGAAGACCTGCGCATTACCAACATCAAGGAAGTCATCTCCCCGGTGCAGCTGCACCAGAGCCTGCCGCTGTCCGACGCGGCGGCGGAGACGGTCTTCGGCTCCCGGGAGGCGATCCACCGCATCCTCACCGGCGAGGACGACCGCCTGCTCGTGATCATGGGGCCCTGCTCCATCCACGACCCCGAGGCGGCCCGGGAGTACGCCGATCGCCTCAAGGCGCTCAAGGAGGAGCTGGCCGAGGACATCGAGCTGGTGATGCGGGTCTACTTCGAGAAGCCGCGGACCACCGTGGGCTGGAAGGGGCTCATCAATGACCCGGATCTCGACGGCAGCTTCCGCATCAACAAGGGGCTGCGGCTCGCTCGCGGTCTGCTCACGGACCTGGCGGAGAAGGGAGTCCCGGCGGCCACGGAGTTCCTGGACCTCATCAGCCCGCAGTACATCGCCGACCTGGTGGCGTGGGGGGCCATCGGCGCCCGGACCACGGAGAGTCAGGTCCACCGCGAGCTGGCCTCCGGCCTCTCCTGCCCGGTGGGCTTCAAGAATGGCACCGACGGCAGCCTGAAGATCGCCATCGACGCCATCCGTTCGGCGGCCCATCCGCACCACTTCATGTCCCTGACCCGGGAGGGGCGCTCGGCCATCTTCTCCACCGCCGGTAACGAAGACACCCACATCATCCTGCGCGGCGGTAACGACGGCCCCAACTACGATGCCGAGCACGTGGCGGCCGCCGCCGCCGAGCTGGATGACGCCGGCCTCCCGTCCCGGCTGATGGTGGACTGCTCCCACGCCAACTCGCGCAAGGACCCCCAGCGCCAGCTGGAGGTCGCCCGGGATGTGGCGGGACAGATCACCGGGGGCGAGAACCGGATCATCGGCCTGATGCTGGAGAGTCACCTGCAGGGCGGAAGGCAGGAGATCAGCGACGACATGGCCTACGGCCAGTCGGTGACCGACGCCTGCCTGGGCTGGGAGGACAGCGTGACCGCTGCCCGGCTACTGGCCGAGGCCGTACGGACTCGCCGCGCCCGCGGCGAGACCCGCGAGGCCGCCAGCACCTGA
- a CDS encoding tetratricopeptide repeat protein, giving the protein MSDWLSHWSLARPEWLWLLLPLAALWGGWLLRGGSDSPWRGVIEPRLLAHLTGGEHRDRRRLAAGLLAAGWLLAVIALAGPRLEGSTTSLYQRTSAAMVVLDLSTAGAPSEETRTALRDWLRTSRLPQVGLLVAAGTAHEVVPPTPDAALVRRQLRWLAPDTMPRPGRDLATALERAGAVLERTGIENGAVILVSAPPPDPAAVTAARRLIEQGVAVHRVGHGGEAPALRDVGGEVHAAAGLAGLDPLPRGPGAFRDRRIAGEGTSAAPLTALLVLMALVVALGARRGWLLLLPLLAVPPPAPADPWQTPDQAAMAAYEAGDYREAAALFEDPEWRGMALYRADRWLDAAEAFARVDHPRAHYNRGNALLRAGRPGEAIAAWETALDGNPDLEDARINRDLVQEYLDAREEAVRRAQDRAEDEREAVDHPGPLLQEDPAGFWRRKFEQDLRRRDP; this is encoded by the coding sequence ATGAGCGACTGGCTCTCCCACTGGAGCCTGGCCCGGCCGGAATGGCTCTGGCTGCTCCTGCCCCTGGCCGCCCTTTGGGGGGGCTGGCTCCTGCGCGGCGGCAGCGACTCCCCGTGGCGCGGCGTCATCGAACCCCGGCTCCTCGCCCACCTCACCGGCGGCGAACACCGCGACCGCCGCCGTCTGGCCGCCGGCCTCCTGGCCGCGGGTTGGCTCCTGGCCGTAATCGCCCTCGCCGGCCCCCGCCTGGAGGGCAGCACTACATCGCTCTATCAGCGCACCTCCGCCGCCATGGTGGTTCTGGATCTCTCCACTGCCGGCGCCCCGTCAGAAGAGACCCGGACCGCCCTGCGCGACTGGCTGCGCACCTCGCGGCTCCCCCAGGTGGGCCTGCTGGTTGCCGCGGGGACGGCCCACGAGGTGGTACCGCCGACCCCGGATGCCGCGCTGGTCCGCCGGCAGCTGCGCTGGCTCGCCCCGGATACCATGCCCCGTCCCGGCCGCGACCTCGCCACCGCCCTGGAGCGCGCCGGGGCCGTCCTGGAACGCACCGGGATCGAGAACGGCGCCGTGATCCTGGTCTCCGCCCCCCCGCCCGATCCGGCGGCCGTAACGGCTGCACGACGGCTTATTGAACAGGGAGTCGCCGTCCATCGGGTGGGCCACGGCGGGGAGGCGCCGGCGCTGCGTGACGTCGGCGGCGAGGTCCACGCCGCCGCCGGGCTCGCCGGCCTGGATCCCCTCCCTCGTGGGCCCGGAGCCTTCCGGGACCGCCGCATCGCCGGCGAGGGCACCTCGGCCGCGCCCCTCACGGCCCTGCTGGTGCTGATGGCCCTGGTGGTCGCCCTGGGGGCAAGACGCGGCTGGCTGCTCCTGCTCCCACTGCTGGCCGTTCCGCCGCCCGCTCCCGCCGACCCGTGGCAGACGCCGGACCAGGCCGCCATGGCGGCCTACGAGGCCGGCGACTACCGCGAGGCCGCGGCCCTGTTCGAGGACCCGGAGTGGCGGGGAATGGCGCTCTACCGCGCCGACCGCTGGCTGGATGCCGCCGAGGCCTTTGCCCGGGTGGACCACCCCCGTGCCCACTACAACCGGGGCAATGCCCTCCTGCGGGCCGGCCGCCCCGGCGAGGCCATCGCCGCCTGGGAGACCGCCCTGGATGGCAATCCCGACCTCGAGGATGCCCGCATCAACCGCGACCTGGTGCAGGAATACCTGGATGCCCGCGAGGAGGCGGTCCGCCGCGCCCAGGACCGCGCCGAGGACGAGCGCGAGGCGGTGGACCACCCCGGCCCCCTCCTCCAGGAGGATCCTGCCGGCTTCTGGCGGCGCAAGTTCGAACAGGACCTGCGGCGGCGCGATCCCTGA
- a CDS encoding VWA domain-containing protein, translating to MSGLLETLRLGPSGLAAPWALLLLPLPWLVRRLLPPAAPSGTAVWVPFFDESRHPPRHGGGARRRRFAALVLWLLVVLAASQPVAMERTATTVEGTARNLVIGLDISVSMLTRDMGGGERGPTRLTIARDRLAEFIARREGDRLGLIVFGGRAYPLVPLTHDHAGLAAMLEGLDVGLAGTTTNIGATIALAAARADAASGAQRVLLLLTDGAHTAPGIPVDTALDRAVEKGLRIHTVGIGASEEGGTPIDPMRDLDEPLLRRIAERTGGRYFPAADPDALTDLLATVDELEPVADRRRVVRTTPLYPFPLGLALLGSAVWVGLSLRRRPGADETSAPGEETP from the coding sequence ATGAGCGGACTCCTCGAGACCCTGCGGCTGGGTCCGTCAGGGCTGGCCGCGCCCTGGGCCCTGCTTCTGCTGCCCCTGCCGTGGCTGGTCCGCCGACTCCTGCCGCCGGCGGCCCCGAGTGGCACGGCGGTCTGGGTCCCCTTCTTCGACGAGTCGCGCCATCCGCCCCGGCACGGCGGCGGGGCCCGCCGGCGGCGATTCGCGGCCCTGGTCCTGTGGCTCCTGGTGGTCCTGGCGGCGAGCCAGCCGGTGGCGATGGAGCGCACCGCCACCACCGTGGAGGGGACGGCGCGCAACCTGGTCATCGGACTGGATATCTCGGTAAGCATGCTTACCCGGGACATGGGCGGCGGCGAGCGCGGCCCCACCCGGCTGACCATCGCCCGGGATCGGCTGGCCGAATTCATCGCCCGCCGGGAGGGGGACCGGCTGGGCCTCATCGTCTTCGGCGGGCGCGCCTACCCCCTGGTGCCCCTGACCCACGACCACGCCGGTCTGGCCGCCATGCTCGAGGGCCTGGACGTCGGCCTGGCCGGAACGACGACCAATATCGGGGCGACCATCGCCCTGGCAGCAGCCCGGGCCGACGCCGCCAGCGGCGCCCAGCGGGTCCTGCTCCTGCTCACCGATGGCGCCCACACCGCCCCGGGGATCCCGGTGGACACCGCCCTGGACCGGGCCGTGGAGAAGGGCCTGCGGATCCATACGGTCGGGATCGGGGCCAGTGAAGAGGGAGGCACACCCATCGATCCCATGCGCGATCTGGACGAGCCGCTGCTCCGGCGCATCGCCGAACGCACCGGCGGCCGCTACTTCCCCGCCGCCGACCCCGACGCCCTGACCGATCTCCTCGCCACGGTGGACGAGCTGGAGCCGGTGGCGGACCGGCGGCGGGTGGTTCGAACCACCCCGCTCTACCCGTTCCCGCTGGGCCTCGCCCTCCTCGGCTCCGCCGTGTGGGTGGGCCTCTCCCTGCGCCGTCGCCCTGGCGCCGACGAGACATCCGCCCCCGGGGAGGAGACGCCATGA
- a CDS encoding DUF4381 family protein encodes MSTAELLTRLRDVHAPPPVAWWPPAIGWWWLAGGLLLALGLLVLASWLWRRGRQRRELLRALRRLHRQPPEDDSQRARELAALNTLLRRRALALAPAEEVAGLTGLAWLHFLDNTLEARTFSEGPGRILLDAPYRPTVEAGDYDREALFRLAERWLRHARRRKRR; translated from the coding sequence AACTCCTGACGCGCCTGCGCGACGTCCACGCCCCGCCGCCGGTCGCCTGGTGGCCGCCGGCAATCGGCTGGTGGTGGCTCGCCGGGGGCCTCCTCCTGGCGCTGGGACTGCTTGTCCTCGCCAGCTGGCTGTGGCGCCGCGGGCGACAGCGGCGAGAACTCCTGCGCGCCCTGCGCCGGCTCCACCGCCAGCCCCCCGAGGACGACTCCCAGCGTGCCCGGGAGCTGGCCGCCCTCAACACCCTCCTCAGGCGCCGCGCACTCGCCCTGGCGCCCGCGGAGGAGGTCGCCGGGCTGACCGGACTGGCGTGGCTCCACTTCCTGGACAATACCCTGGAGGCGCGCACCTTCAGCGAGGGTCCGGGCCGGATCCTGCTGGATGCCCCCTACCGGCCGACGGTGGAAGCAGGTGACTATGACCGGGAGGCCCTCTTCCGGTTGGCCGAGCGGTGGCTGCGCCACGCGCGGCGGAGGAAGCGGCGATGA